The Deinococcus hopiensis KR-140 sequence CGCTGGCGGTACAGGGCGTTCAGCCGCCCCACCAGCCGCGCAACGCCCGCATGGTCCGGCAGCTGCGCCATGTGCCACGGCAGCGACTCGTCGTGGTTCCACTCGGTAGACTGGGCGAACTCCTGGCCCATGAACAGCAGCTTCTTACCGGGCGTGGTCCACATCAGGGCCAGAAAGGCGCGGTAGTTCGCCCGCTGCTGATACCAGTCGCCGGGCATCTTCATCACCAGCGACTTCTTGAGGTGGACGACCTCGTCGTGGCTGATGGCCAGCACGAACTTCTCCGTGGTGCGGTAGACGTTGAAAAAGGTCAGCTTGTGGTGCTCGTATTTGCGGTGAATAGGGTCTTTCTCGAAGTAGGCGAGGGTATCGTTCATCCAGCCCATCGCCCACTTGTAGTCGAAGCCCAGACCGAAGGGCGTCGGCGCGGTGACGCCGGGAAAGGCCGTGCTCTCCTCCGCAATCAGGGTGACGCCAGGGGCCATGTGGTGCAGCACTTCGTTCAGGCGTTTGAGGAAGGCGACGGCTTCCAGGTTCTCGCGTCCACCGTAGATGTTGGGAATCCATTCCGTGCGCGAAAAGTCGAGGTACAGCATGGAGGCCACCGCGTCCACCCGCAGGCCGTCCACGTGAAAGTCCTGCACCCACTTCAGCGCCGAGCCGATCAGGAACATCACCACCTCGCTTCGGCCGTAGTCGAAGATGTAGGTGTTCCAGTCGTGGTGAAAGCCCTTGCGCGGGTCCGCGTACTCGTACAGGGGCGCGCCGTCGAAGTGCGCGAGCCCCGCCTCGTCGGTGGGGAAGTGGCCGGGCACCCAGTCCACGAAGACGCCGATACCGCGTTCGTGGAGGTGATTGACGAGGTACGCGAAGTCCTCCGGGGACCCGAGGCGGCTCGTCGGAGCGTAGTAGCCGGTCACCTGGTAACCCCAGGAGCCGTCGAAAGGGTGCTCCATCACGCCCAGGAGTTCGACGTGGGTATAGCCGAGTTCGGTCGCGTAGTCGCCCAGACGGTGTGCCAGCTCACGGTAGTTCAGGAACCAGCCGTGTTCGTCACGCGCCCAGGAGCCCACATGCACCTCATACACACTCATGGGACGGTCCAGACCGGGTGTGCGTGAGGCCATCCAGGCGTCGTCGGTCCACTGGAAAGACTGCCGCCAGATGATGCTCGCGGTGGCGGGGCGCACTTCCGCGAACGTCGCGTAGGGGTCCATCTTGTCCACCGTGTGCCCGTTTGCGCCCGTTACCCGGAACTTGTAGCGCTGGCCGTGGCGGGCGGTGGGCACGAACGCCCCCCAGAAGCCGAAGTCCAGCCGCTGCATAGGATTGTCGAACCCGTTCCAGCCGTTGAAGTCGCCCACCACACTGACGTGATGGGCGTTGGGGGCCCACACGGCAAACCGCACGCCCTCCACCCCGTTCTCGGCAACGGGGTGTGCGCCAAGCAGGTGGTCCGGGCGCACGAGATCGGCGGTGACCAGTTTCTGAAGGTGCCCGTGTTCCAGGGGCAGGGGGATGAAGTCGGCACTCATGAGGGCGAGTGTACCCACTGGGCGGCGAGGGAGGTCTGGGTTGTCCCAGGAGGCCGCCAACATGAAGAAACGGGGAGGAACGCGGGCCGCCTCAACCTTGCCTCGCCAGTGCCCTCAGCTCCACGAGGCCGAGCAGGTACAGCCCCAGCACAGCCCACGGCCACCACTGCCGCCGCGAGCGAAACGCCAGCCCGGACAGGTACTCGGCGGTAAGCCACACGCCCAGCGCCGTGAGGTACAGGTCACTGCGCGAGAGTTGCGGCAGCGCGGCCTGCCCCGCCACCACCGAGGCCAGCAGGAACAGCACCGGCAAGAAAGCGTTGCCACCGAAGATATCGCTGACCGCCAGTTCATCGTCACCCAGCCGCATGGCGGCGAGTCCGGGAGACACCTCGGGCAGGGCGGTGGCCACCGCGAGGATCGTCGAGCCGAACAGCACGCCACTGACGTGCAGGTACCCGGCGCTGACGTCCCCGCTCTCGGCCAGCACCAGCCCCGCCGCCAGCGTGACGAGGGCCGACACGCCGAAGATCAGCACAGCCTTGCCCGTGCCTGTGGCCTTCTCCCGCTTCTCCTGCGCGTTGCGGGCCTGCTGCACGCCTGGGGACAGCTCCGGCTCCTCCACTTTCCAGGGCGGCGACAAACAGTGCCCCCGGCTCCAGCTGCCCCCAGATCGCCGTTTTGGGAAGTTGCGCGACCATCATGACGCCCATCAGGACCGCCACCACCAAGCCACCCTCCAGCACCAGATTCAGCGAGCGGCCCTCGCCTGTCAGCGGTGCTCGGCGGCCCAGCCGCAGGCCGCCGAGCACCACCAGCACGACGGTCTGAATGGCGATGCCGCCCAGGATGTTCCCGCTCGCCAGACCGAGGTTGTGGCCTTGCGCCGCGCTAGAGGGAATGGCGATTTCGGGCAGGTTGGTGGCGAGGGCCAGCAGGATCAGGCCGCCCATCGCCTCTCCCCGTTTCAGCCGCTTGCCGAGAATGTCGGTGGCGTTTGACAGGGGGGCGCCCGCCGCCCAGACAACGCCCGCCGCCAGCGCGAACGCAAGGAAGAGCAGCGGCTCGGCAAAGTGGGTGAACATGGTCTGGGGCCGCGTGTAGCTCCGCTCCCCCGTTCCATTTCTCGCGGTTCGCGAGGGGGGAGCGTTTCTTGAGACTTCCAAGGCGGCCTGACGGCGAGGCCCCCGCGCCCACCCCAAGCCGTCAGACAGTTCGGCGCTTAAACCTCTTTCCCCTCCACGTTCACGATCCAGCCTTCCGGAGCTGGGCGGTCCCCGTACTGAATCCCGACGAGTTCCTCGTACAGCCGCCGCGTCACCGGACCCACCTCTGTTTCCGAGTGGAAGACGTGGAAATGCTCGCCGTGCTGAATCCCCCCGATGGGTGTGATGACGGCGGCCGTGCCGCACGCCCCCGCCTCGGCGTACTCGTCCAGACGGTCGATGAACACGTCGCCCTCCTCCACCTCCAGTCCCAAGCGCTCGGCGGCCAGGTGCAGCAGGCTGTACTTGGTGATGGACGGCAGGATGGACGGCGAGCGCGGCGTGACGAAGCGCCCGTCCCGCGTGATGGCGAAGAAGTTGGCGGCCCCCACCTCCTCAATCTTCGTGTGCGTGGCGGGATCGAGGTAGATGCAGTCAGCGAAGCGGTGCCCCTTCGCCTCCGCTCCCGGCAGCAGGCTGGCGGCGTAGTTGCCGCCCACCTTCGCCGCGCCCGTGCCCTGCGGAGCCGCGCGGTCATAGCCCGACGTGACGAAATTCATGGGGCTCAGGCCTCCCTTGAAGTACGCCCCGACGGGGACGGCGAACACCGAGAACAAGAATTCGGGCGCGCTCGTCACGGCGATGCTGTCGCCCACGCCGATCAGGAAGGGCCGCAGGTACAGCGCTCCCCCCGTGCCGTAGGGCGGCACAAAGTCGAGGTTGGCCCGCACCACCCGCTTGCACGCACCGACAAAGGTTTCGGTGGGCACGGGCGGCATCAGGAGTCGGGCGCACGAACGCTGCATCCGCAGGGCGTTCTGATCGGGCCGGAAGAGGTTTACGCGGCCGTCGGCGGTGCGGTAGGCCTTGAGCCCCTCGAAGCACTGCTGGCCGTAGTGCAGGGCCGCGCTGGCCTCGGAGATGTGAACCTGATTGTCCTCGGTCAGGACCCCGCTGTCCCACGCCCCTTCCCGCCAGTGCGAGCGGTAGCGCCAGGGGGTGCGGAGGTAGCCGAAGCCGAGTTGGCCCCAGTCCAGGGCAGGCGGTTGCGCCGTCATACAAGGCCTCCGACAAGATTTTCTTCCAGCACGTGCCGCCGGAAGCGTTCGAGAATGGCGAGTCCCACCGCGCCGCTCTTTTCGGGGTGGAACTGGGTGGCGTGGACGTTGCCCCGGCTCAATGCAGACCAGAAGGGCACGCCATACTCGGTCAGGGACCCGGCGTCCACCTCCACATCGAGCGGCACGTAATACGAGTGGACGAAGTAGGCGTAGGCCGGGCAGGCGAGGTCCCGCAGCAGCGGGCTGTCGCCCACCTTGTCCAGGCTGTTCCAGCCCATCTGGGGCACCTTGCGCTCGGGCACGGGCCCGAAACGGCGGACCGTCCCGGGGATAAGGTCCAGGCCCGGCGTGTCCGGCGCTTCTTCCGAGCCCGACAGCAGCATCTGCATTCCCACGCAGATACCCAGTAGGGGCGTGCCGCCGCGCGCCGCCTCCAGCACCGGGCTGTGAAAGCCGTGACGGTCAAAGGCTTCCATCACCTGCCGGAAGTGGCCCTGTCCGGGCACGACGAGGGCGGGGGCATGCGGAACGTCGGCGGGGTTGTCGGAGACGCGTACGGTCATCCCGGCCCTTTCCAGGGCCTTGGCGGCGGAGCGCACATTGCCCGCGCCGTAATCGAGGAGGAGAACTTCGGACGTGCTCACAGCAGCCCCTTCGTGCTTGCCAGCCCGTCCGAAGTCACCCGCACGGCGTCGCGCAGGGCGCGGGCAAAGGCTTTCACGATCGCCTCGATCACGTGGTGCGCTTCGCGCCCTGCGAGCAGACGCACGTGCAGCGTCACGCCCGCGTGGTTGCACAGGCCGCGCAGGAATTCGCGCAGGTGGTAGTGCGTCATGCCCCCCGCGGTTCCCCATACGTCCAGCCGCTCGGGCTCGAAGGCGAGGTGCGCGCGGCCGGAGAGGTCCACGACCACGTGCGCCAGGGTCTCGTCCATGGGCACGAAAGCGCTGCCGTAACGCTCGATGCCCCGGCGGTCGCCCAGGGCTCCATTGAGCGCCTGGCCCAGCGTGATGCCCACGTCCTCCACGAGGTGATGCGGCTCAATGTGCAGATCCCCCGTGGCCTGCACCTCCAGCCCGATGCGGGCGTGGCGGGCGAGGGCGTCGAGCATGTGGTCGAGAAAGCCGTGTCCAGTGGCAGGCGGCAGCGAGAGGGCCGCGTCGAGGTCGAGGGTGACCGTGATGTCGGTCTCGCTCGTCGTTCGCTGGAAGGTGGCGCGGCGTGGTGTGGCGGTGGGAGCCATGGTCCACATGCTAAGGCGGGCAGACATGAAGGGCGGGCCATCCCCTAGTCGCTTAAGACCAATGTATGACGC is a genomic window containing:
- a CDS encoding 1,4-alpha-glucan branching enzyme, which gives rise to MSADFIPLPLEHGHLQKLVTADLVRPDHLLGAHPVAENGVEGVRFAVWAPNAHHVSVVGDFNGWNGFDNPMQRLDFGFWGAFVPTARHGQRYKFRVTGANGHTVDKMDPYATFAEVRPATASIIWRQSFQWTDDAWMASRTPGLDRPMSVYEVHVGSWARDEHGWFLNYRELAHRLGDYATELGYTHVELLGVMEHPFDGSWGYQVTGYYAPTSRLGSPEDFAYLVNHLHERGIGVFVDWVPGHFPTDEAGLAHFDGAPLYEYADPRKGFHHDWNTYIFDYGRSEVVMFLIGSALKWVQDFHVDGLRVDAVASMLYLDFSRTEWIPNIYGGRENLEAVAFLKRLNEVLHHMAPGVTLIAEESTAFPGVTAPTPFGLGFDYKWAMGWMNDTLAYFEKDPIHRKYEHHKLTFFNVYRTTEKFVLAISHDEVVHLKKSLVMKMPGDWYQQRANYRAFLALMWTTPGKKLLFMGQEFAQSTEWNHDESLPWHMAQLPDHAGVARLVGRLNALYRQRPDLHVGDIRDEGLLWTSADDEAHSVYAYIRRDPRPEAEGGGAWSITVANLTPVYREGYPVGVPQGGEYRLLLSTDDLEYGGFGTVQGSLTAQEGGLSGQTHRLNLNLPPLSVLILEHVGETRRSEDR
- a CDS encoding sodium/calcium exchanger protein; the protein is MSPPWKVEEPELSPGVQQARNAQEKREKATGTGKAVLIFGVSALVTLAAGLVLAESGDVSAGYLHVSGVLFGSTILAVATALPEVSPGLAAMRLGDDELAVSDIFGGNAFLPVLFLLASVVAGQAALPQLSRSDLYLTALGVWLTAEYLSGLAFRSRRQWWPWAVLGLYLLGLVELRALARQG
- a CDS encoding branched-chain amino acid aminotransferase; protein product: MTAQPPALDWGQLGFGYLRTPWRYRSHWREGAWDSGVLTEDNQVHISEASAALHYGQQCFEGLKAYRTADGRVNLFRPDQNALRMQRSCARLLMPPVPTETFVGACKRVVRANLDFVPPYGTGGALYLRPFLIGVGDSIAVTSAPEFLFSVFAVPVGAYFKGGLSPMNFVTSGYDRAAPQGTGAAKVGGNYAASLLPGAEAKGHRFADCIYLDPATHTKIEEVGAANFFAITRDGRFVTPRSPSILPSITKYSLLHLAAERLGLEVEEGDVFIDRLDEYAEAGACGTAAVITPIGGIQHGEHFHVFHSETEVGPVTRRLYEELVGIQYGDRPAPEGWIVNVEGKEV
- the hisH gene encoding imidazole glycerol phosphate synthase subunit HisH — protein: MSTSEVLLLDYGAGNVRSAAKALERAGMTVRVSDNPADVPHAPALVVPGQGHFRQVMEAFDRHGFHSPVLEAARGGTPLLGICVGMQMLLSGSEEAPDTPGLDLIPGTVRRFGPVPERKVPQMGWNSLDKVGDSPLLRDLACPAYAYFVHSYYVPLDVEVDAGSLTEYGVPFWSALSRGNVHATQFHPEKSGAVGLAILERFRRHVLEENLVGGLV
- the hisB gene encoding imidazoleglycerol-phosphate dehydratase HisB, with product MAPTATPRRATFQRTTSETDITVTLDLDAALSLPPATGHGFLDHMLDALARHARIGLEVQATGDLHIEPHHLVEDVGITLGQALNGALGDRRGIERYGSAFVPMDETLAHVVVDLSGRAHLAFEPERLDVWGTAGGMTHYHLREFLRGLCNHAGVTLHVRLLAGREAHHVIEAIVKAFARALRDAVRVTSDGLASTKGLL